From Kangiella sp. TOML190, one genomic window encodes:
- a CDS encoding S9 family peptidase, translating into MNKLLIFLVFITMPLASISAKEGMTLEDIAKISSVNQVEVSPNGDWIAFTKSKARMPYKDDDGGAWIELYLMATADRDTVRPFITGKVNIGNISWSKDSKKIYYTAKRHDDKKTSLYAIPVDGGESQKVASHKSGVGAYSINHDGSKAVFIAKPEKPKHLEKLKKKGFKAKVYEEDIQQNHLWSLDLTKEDAKPKKVNFKQHLISARFNPVNDQLLVQSAPTSLIDDVIMKTTLQVIDLKGKVKTTFKTQGKQGKAIWSSDGKLVAFLGANDFNDPTAGALYVANARTGKMAKRKNNFDSHIMDLAWHANDVYYIEHKDAESRVVKSDGNSVSPIVRYGNGIQVAISIADNGQVALKTNSATHPNEVYLANQRMTDSNPWLKEIELGKQEVFNYKAQDGLDIQGIVVYPVNYKKGKAYPMIAFVHGGPEAHRSNGWNTRYADPLQVAAAQGYVSFVPNYRGSTGRGDEFARADQHAYADPEFTDIVDGKNALVEKGIVNKDKVGITGGSYGGFATAWSATALSEHYAAGVMFVGISNQLSKFGTTDIPNEMHAVHARAWPWDDFQWMLERSPIYHVKKAKTPLLIMHGENDTRVHPSQSMEMYRYLKTLGQAPVRLVLYPGEGHGNRKAAAQLDYSMRLMRWMDHYLKGKGGKPPKYDLEHEKKLDDDKDKKDK; encoded by the coding sequence AAAAAGTAAAGCTCGCATGCCTTACAAAGACGATGACGGTGGCGCTTGGATTGAGCTTTATTTAATGGCAACTGCCGATAGGGATACGGTAAGACCATTTATCACTGGCAAGGTTAATATTGGCAATATTAGCTGGTCTAAAGACAGTAAAAAAATCTATTACACCGCTAAGCGCCACGATGATAAAAAAACATCGCTTTACGCCATTCCTGTTGATGGCGGTGAATCGCAAAAAGTAGCTAGTCATAAATCAGGGGTTGGCGCCTACAGCATCAACCACGATGGCTCCAAAGCGGTCTTTATTGCCAAACCGGAAAAGCCCAAACATTTAGAAAAGCTAAAGAAAAAGGGTTTTAAAGCCAAAGTTTACGAAGAAGATATCCAGCAAAATCATTTGTGGTCATTGGATCTAACTAAAGAAGATGCCAAACCGAAAAAAGTGAACTTTAAACAACACCTGATCAGCGCTCGATTTAATCCTGTTAATGATCAGTTGTTAGTGCAATCTGCGCCGACATCCTTGATCGATGACGTTATTATGAAAACGACGCTGCAAGTGATTGACTTAAAAGGTAAAGTTAAAACTACTTTCAAGACGCAAGGCAAGCAGGGTAAAGCCATTTGGTCAAGCGATGGTAAGTTGGTTGCATTTTTAGGCGCCAATGACTTTAACGATCCTACCGCTGGTGCTTTGTATGTGGCGAATGCGCGAACCGGAAAAATGGCTAAGCGCAAAAATAATTTCGATAGCCACATTATGGATTTAGCGTGGCATGCTAATGACGTTTACTATATCGAGCACAAAGACGCCGAGTCACGAGTAGTGAAATCTGATGGTAATAGCGTATCGCCGATTGTTCGTTACGGTAATGGAATTCAAGTTGCGATCTCGATCGCCGATAATGGTCAAGTAGCCCTAAAAACCAATAGTGCGACGCACCCTAATGAAGTCTATCTGGCTAATCAGCGCATGACCGACTCCAATCCTTGGTTGAAAGAAATCGAGTTGGGTAAGCAGGAAGTTTTCAACTACAAAGCACAAGATGGCTTGGATATACAGGGCATTGTGGTGTATCCGGTTAACTACAAAAAAGGCAAAGCCTATCCGATGATTGCTTTTGTTCACGGCGGCCCAGAAGCACACCGCTCGAACGGCTGGAACACGCGTTATGCGGATCCCTTGCAAGTAGCAGCGGCGCAAGGCTACGTGTCTTTCGTGCCGAATTACCGTGGTTCTACAGGGCGTGGTGATGAATTTGCTCGCGCTGATCAACATGCTTACGCCGATCCAGAATTTACTGATATTGTTGATGGTAAAAATGCGCTGGTTGAAAAGGGTATTGTAAACAAAGATAAGGTAGGTATTACTGGCGGTTCTTACGGCGGTTTTGCCACAGCTTGGTCAGCTACGGCACTTTCTGAACATTATGCCGCTGGCGTGATGTTTGTGGGAATATCGAATCAATTGTCTAAATTTGGTACTACCGATATACCTAATGAGATGCACGCAGTACACGCACGTGCTTGGCCGTGGGACGATTTTCAGTGGATGCTGGAGCGAAGTCCGATTTATCACGTTAAAAAGGCAAAAACGCCACTGTTGATCATGCACGGTGAAAATGACACCCGCGTTCATCCCTCACAGTCGATGGAAATGTACCGTTATCTAAAGACTTTAGGGCAGGCGCCAGTACGTTTAGTGCTTTATCCTGGCGAAGGCCATGGCAATCGCAAAGCTGCCGCTCAACTGGACTATTCAATGCGCTTAATGCGTTGGATGGATCATTACTTAAAAGGCAAAGGCGGTAAGCCACCTAAATATGATCTTGAGCATGAGAAAAAGCTTGATGATGACAAGGATAAAAAGGATAAGTAA
- a CDS encoding alpha/beta hydrolase produces MAEAVIMIHGLGRTQWSLKRLEKNIQKQGFTTYNQSYPSTKQTIDQSAESYIGKALESLSAKKFDKIHFVTHSLGGILVRYYLSNHSITNLGKIIMLAPPNHGSEIADNFKDKWWFKLATGPTGQQLTESSPLYQQLKPLQTDVGIIIGKRSSDPWFNHLFEGQHDGKVSVKSAKLEEEHQLKVVNCGHTLLMENKDVMNAIISFLQQGCF; encoded by the coding sequence ATGGCTGAAGCAGTAATTATGATCCACGGCTTGGGGCGCACCCAATGGTCACTCAAGCGTTTGGAAAAAAACATTCAAAAACAAGGCTTTACCACCTATAACCAGTCCTATCCCTCGACTAAACAGACAATTGACCAATCGGCAGAATCCTATATTGGCAAGGCGCTAGAAAGCTTAAGCGCTAAAAAATTCGATAAAATTCATTTTGTCACCCACTCTTTGGGCGGGATTTTAGTGCGTTACTACCTTTCCAATCATTCAATCACCAATTTAGGCAAAATCATTATGCTGGCACCGCCCAATCATGGCAGCGAAATCGCGGATAATTTCAAAGACAAGTGGTGGTTCAAGCTCGCTACCGGCCCAACCGGCCAGCAGCTTACCGAATCCAGCCCGCTCTACCAACAACTAAAGCCGCTACAAACCGATGTTGGGATCATTATCGGCAAACGCTCTTCTGATCCTTGGTTTAACCACTTATTCGAAGGACAGCATGATGGCAAAGTTTCGGTAAAAAGCGCAAAACTCGAAGAAGAGCATCAACTTAAGGTGGTCAATTGTGGTCACACCCTGTTGATGGAAAATAAAGACGTTATGAACGCTATTATTAGTTTTTTACAGCAAGGATGTTTTTAG
- a CDS encoding Lrp/AsnC family transcriptional regulator: MLKSSRENDLDAMDRKILYILQQEGRISNADLAKKIHLSAPATHGRVKRLEQEGFIKGYVALLDRHQVGYDNLCFIELSLQLHRHHQIQSILETIMSWPEVLECHNVTGEYDYLLKVAVKNTRALEQFNSKKLIPLEGVAKIHTSLVLKEVKATTAIDVN; encoded by the coding sequence ATGCTAAAATCTTCTAGAGAAAATGATTTGGATGCGATGGATCGTAAGATTTTATATATCTTGCAACAAGAAGGGCGCATCAGTAACGCGGATTTGGCTAAAAAAATCCACTTGTCAGCACCGGCCACTCATGGCCGGGTTAAGCGACTTGAACAAGAGGGTTTTATCAAAGGTTATGTGGCGTTACTTGATCGACATCAGGTAGGTTACGACAACTTATGCTTTATTGAGCTAAGTTTGCAGCTCCATCGCCATCACCAGATCCAGTCTATCCTCGAAACGATTATGTCATGGCCTGAGGTATTAGAGTGCCATAACGTAACCGGAGAGTATGATTATTTGCTCAAAGTGGCGGTTAAAAATACCCGCGCATTAGAACAATTTAATTCAAAAAAACTGATCCCCCTGGAAGGGGTTGCCAAAATTCACACCAGTTTAGTGTTGAAGGAGGTAAAAGCCACGACGGCTATCGACGTTAATTAA
- the megL gene encoding methionine gamma-lyase, with translation MSNRNQKHQFQHLETKAIHAGRVGDPSFGSLATPIHQTSTFVFDNVQQGANRFAGEEGGFIYSRLGNPTVMELEQRMAALENTEAAAAFGSGMGAVSATLLANLKKGDHLVASAALYGCSFALINHKFAELGIEASFVDITNSAEIEAAINENTKLIFFETPINPNLVCADLNEISRIAKQHQLLTVIDNTFMSPVLQQPSDYGMDLIIHSATKYLNGHGDVVAGICCGSAEQIEHIKMTTLKDMGAVMSPNDAWLISRGLKTLSVRVERHCDNAEKVAGYLDQHASVKAVYYPGLKHHPANHLVGNQMKRAGGVIAFEVDGAFEDAVRFMNQLKMCHIAVSLGDAETLIQHPASMTHSPYTPEERAAAGISESLIRISVGLEHVDDIIGDLEQALQALRIKAA, from the coding sequence ATGTCTAATAGAAACCAAAAACATCAGTTCCAACATCTTGAAACCAAAGCGATTCATGCAGGCCGAGTCGGCGATCCTAGCTTTGGATCTTTAGCTACCCCAATTCACCAGACCTCTACTTTTGTGTTTGATAACGTGCAACAAGGCGCGAATCGATTTGCCGGCGAAGAGGGCGGTTTTATTTATTCCCGCTTAGGCAATCCGACTGTGATGGAGCTTGAGCAGCGCATGGCGGCGCTGGAAAATACTGAAGCGGCGGCAGCATTTGGCTCTGGTATGGGGGCAGTTTCAGCCACTTTATTGGCGAACCTTAAGAAAGGCGACCATCTTGTGGCTTCAGCAGCTTTGTATGGCTGCTCTTTTGCGCTTATTAATCATAAGTTTGCTGAACTTGGGATCGAAGCCTCTTTTGTCGATATTACCAATTCAGCCGAAATTGAAGCTGCCATTAACGAAAATACCAAGTTGATTTTCTTTGAAACACCAATTAACCCAAATTTAGTGTGCGCGGATCTAAACGAAATTAGTCGTATTGCCAAGCAGCATCAACTATTAACTGTGATCGACAATACTTTTATGTCGCCCGTGCTGCAACAGCCAAGTGACTATGGTATGGATCTGATTATTCACAGCGCCACCAAGTACCTTAATGGGCATGGCGATGTAGTTGCCGGTATCTGTTGTGGCAGTGCCGAGCAGATTGAACATATTAAAATGACCACATTAAAAGATATGGGCGCGGTCATGAGTCCTAACGATGCTTGGTTAATTTCACGCGGTTTAAAAACTTTATCGGTGCGGGTTGAGCGTCATTGCGATAACGCGGAAAAAGTTGCTGGCTATTTAGATCAGCATGCTAGCGTAAAAGCGGTTTACTATCCGGGCCTCAAGCATCATCCAGCAAATCACTTAGTTGGTAATCAAATGAAGCGCGCCGGCGGCGTTATCGCTTTTGAAGTGGATGGTGCTTTTGAAGATGCCGTACGTTTTATGAACCAGCTTAAAATGTGCCATATCGCAGTTAGCTTAGGCGATGCAGAAACCTTAATTCAACATCCTGCCTCGATGACCCATTCGCCTTATACGCCAGAAGAGCGCGCCGCAGCCGGCATTAGCGAAAGCCTGATTCGGATCTCCGTTGGCCTTGAGCATGTGGATGATATTATTGGCGACTTAGAGCAAGCCTTACAAGCGTTACGGATCAAAGCGGCTTAG